In Hoplias malabaricus isolate fHopMal1 chromosome 6, fHopMal1.hap1, whole genome shotgun sequence, a single window of DNA contains:
- the LOC136700368 gene encoding uncharacterized protein, translated as MSRANRFYGFLQSMRGPPHSPHPLMPPTNIRTPHYMKNLRSMMITFELLLVASVAAAEVSTDPTPSCSQYQNIYFGIISVDSFSGNWTYSIPTEPLKNKDKEVSWHDPVKGFLADPSTPKDLTKPAIKVTPENLTTEEPVEGLFVMIRIHYENASLGVLCVEFRENNTSESSAQWLNDTVVSNTTVSPTTPYTVDWLPIILSIVVAIVVFIGVIAACIYWKCIRGTSHGNEHRRDGDVELENVAAEPLNPNGNPICLCAQ; from the exons ATGTCGCGCGCTAACAGGTTTTAcgga TTTCTACAGTCAATGAGAGGCCCCCCTCATTCCCCACACCCGTTGATGCCCCCAACAAATATAAGGACTCCACACTACATGAAGAATCTCAG GTCAATGATGATTACCTTTGAACTACTGTTGGTAGCCAGTGTTGCTGCTGCTGAGGTCAGCACAGATCCAACGCCTTCATGTTCTCAGTACCAAAACATTTAT TTTGGCATCATCTCTGTGGATTCTTTTTCTGGAAACTGGACATATTCAATCCCGACCGAACCTTTGAAAAATAAGGATAAAGAAGTGAGCTGGCATGACCCA GTTAAGGGGTTCTTGGCTGATCCTTCTACACCTAAAGATCTGACGAAACCAGCTATAAAGGTCACACCTGAAAACCTAACCACAGAAGAACCCGTGGAAGGACTGTTTGTTATGATCCGCATCCATTATGAAAAT GCCAGTCTTGGTGTTCTCTGCGTTGAATtcagag aGAACAACACTAGTGAATCTTCTGCACAATGGCTCAATGACACCG ttGTGAGCAACACTACTGTATCACCTACGACCCCTT ATACTGTGGACTGGCTTCCTATCATCCTGTCTATAGTGGTCGCTATAGTGGTCTTCATTGGTGTCATTGCTGCCTGTATCTACTGGAAATGTATACGTGG aacttCTCATGGCAATGAACATCGTAGAGACGGAGATGTGGAGCTGGAGAATGTTGCAGCAGAACCACTGAACCCGAACGGGAATCCGATCTGTTTGTGTGCACAGTGA